A single Danio rerio strain Tuebingen ecotype United States chromosome 17, GRCz12tu, whole genome shotgun sequence DNA region contains:
- the gnly gene encoding granulysin produces MTKIALVFLLGSLLFCSGVSDVQMEILQQSDLLDVQGLKIDDYDNKMLAICVICKYVMRKVIVGVGKTVSKDEVNRQLNTICRKIRIPGCRNFVRKYRNKLINDLLAGARAHTICVHLKLCKNM; encoded by the exons ATGACAAAAATAGCACTTGTTTTCCTTTTGGGGTCTCTGCTGTTCTGTTCAG GTGTTTCAGATGTTCAGATGGAAATCTTGCAGCAATCGGACCTTCTGGATGTGCAGGGGTTGAAAATCGATGATTATGACAACAAAATG CTTGCCATTTGTGTTATTTGTAAATATGTCATGAGGAAAGTAATAGTCGGTGTTGGAAAAACTGTTTCTAAG GACGAGGTCAATCGGCAGCTTAATACGATCTGTAGAAAAATAAGAATACCCGGATGTAGAAACTTTGTgcgaaaatatagaaataaactgATCAATGATCTGCTCGCTGGTGCCCGAGCCCACACCATCTGTGTTCACCTGAAACTGTGCAAAAATATGTAA